In [Phormidium] sp. ETS-05, the genomic window ACTAGGGGACCCGCCACTCAACGGGGTGACTAGGGGACTCACCATCACTGCTGCAGGAAGTTTCGGTTAATGCTCAGATAGTTTAACAGTCCATAAATCCAGGAAAAATCAGCTCCTATATGCCTGCTTAATCCCTGTCAAATTGTATATTGCGCCTATGGTTTGGTGATTCTCAAGCTAGAATCATAATTTTCTATCTAGCCCTTTTTCTTGCCATTTGCTGTTTACTCTTTACGGTTTTGACTGCGAACAATCCAATAACTTATAGAAAGAGCCAGGACGGCAATTCCTAAGCCAATAATGTCTATGCCATCGGCTTTATCGAGGTCGAGAATAATGATTTTCCTGGCCACCGCGATTAAAGATGTGACAATAACCAATTCTACTTGAATGACTTGTTTTTTCAGGTAGCCGCTGATGTTTTCTAAAATCTCTAGGGCAATTAAGACATTTAAAAACAAACCAAATACCTGAAATAAAACCTTGTAGTAGGATTTAATGTCAGCGGTGAAAAGGGATGTGATTGTGAAAACGCCTAAGTTCCAGATGGAAACGCCAATCACTACCACCATTGCCAGAGATAGAACTTTAGAGACGATAATCTCTACGGTTTCTAGCAGGTGTAAAAATTCTCGTCTTTGATAGTCAGGTTGAGGGATTTTAGGAGTTTTTTCAATGTCT contains:
- a CDS encoding phosphate-starvation-inducible PsiE family protein translates to MAKTAKKAIPENRDIEKTPKIPQPDYQRREFLHLLETVEIIVSKVLSLAMVVVIGVSIWNLGVFTITSLFTADIKSYYKVLFQVFGLFLNVLIALEILENISGYLKKQVIQVELVIVTSLIAVARKIIILDLDKADGIDIIGLGIAVLALSISYWIVRSQNRKE